In one Nostoc sp. KVJ3 genomic region, the following are encoded:
- the glmM gene encoding phosphoglucosamine mutase produces MVSSMTRTPGIPGGSASEVEGLDKGIEGSFGLNLIPLPANPLFGTDGIRGRVGELLNAPLALQVGFWTGIVLRNHTTQIGPVILGQDSRNSSDMLAMALSAGLTAAGLEVWYLGLCPTPCIAYLTSISDAIGGVMISASHNPPEDNGIKVFGANGGKLPQILQAEIEAGLRGKISPIAKVSNCGRHYSRLELVGHYGEALKKPLNSELNLQGMKIVLDLAWGAAVGLAPSVFTEMGAEVICLHNEADGDRINVNCGSTHLDILAATVQEHNADIGFAFDGDADRVLAVDNTGRPVNGDYILYLWGKHLQQNQQLPDNLIVSTVMANLGFEKAWQQQGGKLIRTAVGDQYVQAEMLRTGGMLGGEQSGHILCRHYAVTGDGLLTALHIAALVKEAGVSLAELVDQSFQTYPQLLQNVRVVDRDRRLGWQDCEPVQQAIALAEAAMGDSGRILVRASGTEPVIRVMVEAANAEVANYWTNELVSQVQKHIAV; encoded by the coding sequence ATGGTTTCATCTATGACTCGAACACCGGGCATTCCTGGGGGTTCTGCTTCCGAAGTTGAGGGATTAGACAAAGGGATTGAGGGTAGTTTTGGGCTGAATTTAATTCCACTACCAGCAAATCCCTTATTTGGCACAGATGGGATTCGCGGGCGAGTGGGAGAATTGCTGAATGCGCCCCTAGCATTACAAGTTGGTTTTTGGACGGGGATTGTTTTACGTAACCATACTACTCAAATAGGGCCAGTCATTCTTGGACAGGACTCTAGAAACTCCAGCGATATGCTAGCAATGGCTTTGAGTGCAGGGTTAACAGCCGCAGGATTAGAAGTTTGGTATTTGGGATTATGTCCTACTCCTTGCATTGCCTATCTTACCAGCATTAGTGATGCCATCGGCGGAGTGATGATTTCTGCCAGCCACAATCCTCCAGAGGACAACGGAATTAAGGTTTTTGGTGCGAACGGTGGGAAGTTACCCCAAATATTACAGGCAGAAATAGAAGCGGGACTGCGTGGGAAAATATCACCTATTGCTAAAGTCAGTAATTGCGGACGGCATTACTCACGTTTGGAGTTAGTAGGACATTATGGCGAGGCGTTGAAAAAACCCTTGAATAGTGAACTAAATCTTCAGGGGATGAAGATTGTTTTAGATTTAGCGTGGGGTGCAGCAGTTGGATTAGCACCATCAGTATTTACAGAAATGGGGGCAGAGGTAATCTGCTTACATAATGAAGCAGATGGCGATCGCATTAATGTCAATTGCGGTTCCACCCATCTAGATATTCTTGCCGCCACAGTCCAAGAACACAACGCTGATATCGGCTTTGCCTTCGATGGTGATGCCGATCGCGTCTTAGCAGTAGATAATACTGGCAGACCAGTTAACGGCGATTACATTCTCTACCTATGGGGAAAACATTTACAACAAAACCAACAACTGCCAGACAACCTAATTGTATCTACAGTTATGGCTAACTTAGGCTTTGAAAAAGCTTGGCAACAACAGGGTGGTAAGTTAATTCGTACCGCAGTCGGCGATCAATATGTGCAAGCCGAAATGTTGCGAACTGGGGGAATGTTAGGCGGCGAACAATCAGGCCATATTCTTTGTCGTCATTATGCCGTAACTGGAGATGGCTTATTAACAGCCTTGCATATAGCAGCTTTGGTAAAAGAGGCGGGTGTTTCTCTAGCAGAATTAGTAGATCAAAGCTTCCAGACATATCCGCAACTATTGCAGAATGTGCGAGTCGTAGATCGCGATCGCCGTTTGGGTTGGCAAGATTGTGAACCCGTGCAACAAGCGATCGCCCTTGCAGAAGCAGCAATGGGTGATTCCGGTAGAATTTTGGTTCGTGCCTCTGGCACAGAACCAGTAATCAGGGTTATGGTGGAAGCAGCCAACGCTGAAGTCGCCAACTACTGGACAAATGAATTAGTTTCGCAAGTCCAGAAGCACATAGCAGTCTAA
- a CDS encoding DUF6816 family protein: MFFIKAIWSFCLIAFFLLWSGEAEAGELYERLASFPQWEKLTSVQAASGDLIYPEWMAGSWQVTSTLIDLAAPLAPDIVTPGFGGNRRQLNQPVNFVVRFVKAQPHISRLKIFPQIDYKSPSLVADRAFNSLNLARAYLGDEAVLSVKVDPDSPNRQITFLRSSRQLVSIVTARATETVSDGKFITTEVFQQLFKGGSRPYLNSVESTTAYHKLLANPAIEADQVTAVYLSPQDPDYFKAGSRPVALYRYRLEFVAVQMPNIQKE, from the coding sequence ATGTTTTTTATAAAAGCGATTTGGAGTTTTTGCTTAATTGCTTTTTTTCTGCTATGGAGTGGAGAAGCTGAAGCCGGAGAGTTATATGAACGGTTAGCAAGTTTTCCCCAGTGGGAAAAATTAACTTCAGTGCAAGCGGCTTCGGGCGATTTGATTTACCCGGAATGGATGGCTGGTTCTTGGCAAGTTACGAGTACTTTGATAGATTTAGCCGCGCCTTTAGCACCAGATATCGTAACACCAGGGTTTGGAGGGAATCGCCGCCAATTAAATCAGCCTGTGAATTTTGTAGTAAGATTTGTAAAGGCTCAACCACATATATCCCGTTTAAAAATATTCCCTCAGATAGATTACAAATCTCCAAGCTTAGTGGCAGATAGAGCATTTAATAGTTTGAATTTGGCACGGGCTTATTTAGGGGATGAAGCAGTGTTATCAGTCAAAGTAGATCCAGATTCACCTAATCGTCAGATTACATTCTTGCGTAGTAGTCGCCAATTAGTTTCTATTGTGACTGCACGGGCTACAGAAACTGTCTCTGATGGCAAATTTATTACTACAGAAGTGTTTCAACAATTATTCAAAGGTGGTTCACGCCCCTATTTAAACTCGGTAGAATCTACCACCGCTTATCATAAACTTTTAGCGAATCCGGCAATTGAAGCAGATCAAGTCACTGCTGTCTATCTTTCACCCCAAGATCCAGATTACTTTAAAGCTGGTTCTCGACCAGTTGCTCTCTATCGCTATCGCCTAGAGTTTGTTGCAGTACAAATGCCTAATATTCAGAAAGAATGA
- a CDS encoding KH domain-containing protein, with translation MFLNRSVQQQPHHNFGTKLPTASPNYVDLVRFLVQPFLESPETLSVDCEISQALNRVWVRIAFESTDKGKVFGRGGRNIQAIRTVIAAAAAAAGQSAYLDIYGSTTPGREGMSFDEDTEERSPPPTRREVRGNDGPKPIVKPRLR, from the coding sequence ATGTTTTTGAACAGGTCAGTGCAACAACAGCCGCATCATAATTTCGGAACAAAATTGCCAACAGCCAGTCCCAACTATGTTGATCTGGTTCGGTTTTTGGTGCAGCCGTTTTTGGAATCTCCAGAGACTTTAAGCGTCGATTGTGAAATTTCTCAGGCCCTAAACCGGGTTTGGGTTCGCATCGCCTTTGAAAGCACAGATAAAGGAAAAGTGTTTGGTCGAGGGGGACGCAATATTCAGGCGATTCGGACAGTAATTGCCGCAGCCGCAGCCGCAGCTGGGCAATCAGCATATCTAGATATCTACGGCAGTACCACCCCGGGCCGCGAAGGTATGTCTTTTGATGAAGACACAGAAGAGCGATCGCCACCACCGACTAGAAGAGAAGTGCGTGGAAATGATGGGCCCAAACCCATTGTTAAACCCCGCCTCCGCTAG
- a CDS encoding glycosyltransferase family 2 protein has protein sequence MLVFVIPLKSPQVSNSWELVTQSFERSIKSICNQTSSDFHAIVVCHEQPKIEFNHPQITYITVDFPPPNETDWVARGDTDKGRKILKGLMYAHQFSPTHTMPVDADDCISKNLAAFIKQHPNSNGWFINKGYKYKEGSKYIYIKRKDFYSMCGTSNIIRYDLNFLPENAEYDRGYGYYKYYIDHGKLRGVLENKNKIIEPLPFPGAVYIVETGENLFYGSMKLNFNIFDRKSLSQSIQDEFGLYTL, from the coding sequence ATGCTTGTTTTTGTTATCCCACTTAAAAGTCCGCAAGTTTCCAATTCCTGGGAGCTAGTCACACAATCATTTGAAAGAAGCATCAAATCAATTTGCAATCAAACCTCTAGTGATTTTCACGCTATTGTCGTTTGTCATGAACAGCCAAAAATAGAATTTAATCATCCCCAAATTACGTACATTACAGTTGACTTCCCTCCTCCCAACGAGACAGACTGGGTAGCTAGAGGAGACACAGATAAAGGGCGAAAAATCTTGAAAGGATTAATGTATGCCCATCAATTTTCTCCAACTCACACGATGCCAGTTGATGCAGATGATTGCATCAGTAAAAACTTAGCCGCATTTATTAAGCAACATCCTAATTCTAATGGATGGTTTATCAATAAAGGTTATAAATATAAAGAAGGTAGTAAATATATATATATTAAAAGAAAAGATTTCTACTCAATGTGTGGCACATCCAATATTATTCGCTATGACTTAAATTTTTTACCAGAAAATGCCGAATATGACCGTGGTTATGGATATTATAAATATTATATAGACCACGGTAAACTCAGAGGTGTATTAGAAAACAAAAATAAAATTATTGAACCATTACCATTTCCTGGGGCGGTTTACATCGTAGAAACCGGAGAAAATCTTTTTTACGGTTCAATGAAGTTAAATTTCAATATTTTTGATCGAAAATCCCTAAGTCAATCCATTCAGGATGAA
- a CDS encoding prevent-host-death protein, whose amino-acid sequence MKWTLDEAQKQLSSIINATSQEPQLIYTEEELVAAILDPELFQEFLNWRQKATKTSLAQVFKELQQLCTEEDYSLEIPIRSDRNNPFIEDKDE is encoded by the coding sequence ATGAAATGGACACTTGACGAAGCCCAAAAACAGCTATCCTCAATAATTAATGCGACTAGTCAAGAACCTCAGCTAATCTATACTGAAGAGGAATTGGTGGCCGCAATTCTAGATCCTGAGCTTTTTCAAGAATTTTTAAACTGGCGACAAAAAGCTACGAAAACATCTCTAGCTCAAGTCTTTAAAGAACTTCAGCAGTTATGTACTGAAGAAGATTATAGCTTAGAGATACCAATACGAAGCGACCGTAACAATCCTTTTATTGAAGACAAGGATGAGTAA
- a CDS encoding PhoH family protein, translating to MAGALTIQLPNVSSAIALGGDGEENLKILSRQTGATLVLRGQELVISGSEGQIDLASRLVRSLENLWIKGNTISSADILTARQAIDSDRQGELQDLQRDVLAKSRRGEEVRAKTFRQRQYIDALRRRDLTFGIGPAGTGKTYLAVVVAVQALLANQVEKLILTRPAVEAGEKLGFLPGDLQQKVNPYLRPLYDAIYEFIDPEKVPSLMERGVIEVAPLAYMRGRTLNNAFIIVDEAQNTTPAQMKMVLTRLGFRSRMVITGDMTQTDLPLHQQSGLGVALQILKHVEGIAFCEFTQKDVVRNPLVQRIVAAYEQYEK from the coding sequence ATGGCAGGTGCTTTAACAATTCAGCTGCCAAATGTTTCCAGTGCGATCGCTCTTGGGGGAGATGGAGAAGAAAATCTCAAAATCCTATCTCGGCAAACAGGAGCCACTTTAGTGCTACGCGGACAGGAATTAGTCATTTCTGGTAGTGAAGGGCAAATCGATCTAGCTTCTCGATTAGTGCGATCGCTTGAAAACCTCTGGATTAAGGGCAATACTATTTCCAGTGCCGATATTTTAACAGCCCGTCAAGCCATAGATAGCGATCGGCAAGGGGAATTACAAGATTTACAGCGAGATGTCCTTGCCAAAAGTCGCCGAGGTGAAGAAGTCCGTGCTAAAACCTTCCGCCAGCGTCAATATATCGACGCACTCCGTAGACGCGATCTTACCTTTGGGATTGGCCCTGCTGGTACCGGCAAGACTTATCTCGCCGTTGTTGTCGCCGTACAAGCACTTCTTGCCAACCAAGTTGAAAAGCTAATTTTAACTCGCCCTGCCGTCGAAGCCGGTGAAAAACTCGGTTTTTTACCTGGAGACTTACAGCAGAAAGTTAATCCCTATCTTCGCCCACTTTACGATGCTATTTATGAATTCATTGACCCAGAAAAAGTACCCAGTTTAATGGAACGCGGTGTGATTGAAGTCGCACCCCTCGCCTACATGCGGGGACGCACCCTCAATAACGCTTTTATCATTGTTGATGAAGCTCAAAATACTACACCCGCTCAGATGAAAATGGTTTTGACTCGTTTGGGCTTCCGTTCGCGGATGGTAATTACAGGAGACATGACACAAACCGATTTACCACTTCACCAACAATCGGGTTTAGGAGTGGCTTTACAAATTTTAAAACACGTTGAAGGCATTGCTTTTTGCGAATTCACTCAAAAAGATGTTGTGCGTAATCCTCTAGTTCAGCGTATTGTCGCTGCTTATGAACAATACGAAAAGTAG
- a CDS encoding ABC transporter ATP-binding protein, producing the protein MAKFQDIVNYFRSDWKLSLFSITISSIYEIIDLVVPYAIGQILNVLSNQPLDKPLQSAIANFSDFTNYPVNKPLSLVVLLGLIFIVTVVKAPAKPWLTHWFHWDISLRLRRQKAQIAIEKILTLPLEFYDENNPGRIAGRIARGISNHTFTYPEVAGQLIPRLVRVLAIFGFILVIEWRIAILYLISFVVILSLSLKHLKQLIWHETILDKYSEDTESRNSELITNIKTVKAFATEANELKRQKQRLDRELMVVEYRVHKGYTKLATWQKTVIQFCVFTILSLTLAATVHGRISLGHFVMTLTLSSMAYAELEPISTLGEVFARRYSSMIRFHEFLQEPTASGSASLLEESNYTESPYKFTGKVELSDLSFGYDANRKVLQDINLLIEPYQTVALVGRSGSGKSTLVKLLLRYFEPQQGQILIDGQDIRTLNVGKYRRRLAIVHQEVDVFNGTILDNLTYGRRDASLEQVKEACKIARVDEVVQQLPQGYYTVVGERGVRLSGGQRQRLGIARALLVQPDVLIFDEATSSLDYESERSIQLAMRSIQGTCTTIVIAHRLSTVREADKIVVLEQGKIVEVGSHDELLRHEGIYRRLHSLQETGELLS; encoded by the coding sequence ATGGCCAAATTTCAAGATATTGTCAATTACTTTCGCTCTGACTGGAAGTTGAGTCTTTTTAGTATTACGATATCCAGCATTTACGAAATTATTGATTTGGTTGTTCCTTATGCGATTGGGCAGATTTTAAACGTTTTGTCTAATCAACCTTTGGATAAACCACTTCAAAGTGCGATCGCAAATTTTTCGGACTTTACCAATTACCCAGTTAATAAACCTCTATCTTTAGTTGTATTACTGGGTTTAATTTTCATTGTCACAGTAGTGAAAGCACCGGCAAAACCTTGGTTAACCCATTGGTTTCATTGGGATATATCCTTAAGGTTACGTCGCCAGAAAGCCCAAATAGCTATAGAAAAAATTCTCACTCTTCCACTAGAATTTTATGATGAAAATAACCCCGGACGGATTGCTGGAAGAATAGCTAGAGGAATTTCTAACCACACTTTTACTTATCCTGAAGTTGCCGGACAGTTGATTCCTAGATTAGTTCGAGTCTTAGCAATTTTTGGATTTATCTTGGTAATTGAGTGGCGAATTGCAATTTTGTATTTGATTTCCTTTGTAGTTATTTTGAGCTTGAGCTTAAAGCATTTAAAGCAGCTGATTTGGCACGAAACTATTCTCGATAAATATTCAGAAGATACGGAAAGTCGCAATTCGGAACTAATCACCAACATAAAAACGGTGAAAGCATTTGCTACAGAAGCTAATGAACTGAAACGGCAAAAGCAACGTTTAGATCGGGAATTAATGGTAGTTGAGTATCGTGTCCACAAAGGTTATACCAAACTAGCTACTTGGCAAAAGACTGTAATTCAGTTTTGCGTGTTTACTATCTTGAGTTTGACTCTAGCAGCAACCGTACATGGAAGAATTTCTCTTGGTCACTTTGTCATGACCTTAACTCTTTCTAGCATGGCTTATGCGGAATTAGAACCTATTAGCACTTTGGGAGAAGTTTTTGCCCGTCGTTATTCTTCGATGATCCGGTTTCACGAATTTCTCCAAGAGCCAACTGCATCTGGTTCAGCGAGTCTTTTAGAAGAGAGTAACTACACAGAATCACCTTATAAATTTACTGGAAAAGTTGAGTTGTCAGACCTCAGTTTTGGATATGATGCCAACCGAAAAGTTTTGCAAGATATTAACTTGTTGATTGAGCCATACCAAACAGTAGCATTAGTAGGGCGTTCCGGTTCTGGTAAGTCTACTTTGGTGAAACTGCTGTTGCGATATTTTGAACCTCAACAAGGTCAAATTTTGATTGATGGTCAAGATATTCGCACTTTAAATGTGGGTAAGTATAGACGAAGGCTAGCGATCGTTCACCAAGAAGTAGATGTTTTCAACGGTACTATATTGGATAACCTCACCTACGGTAGGCGGGATGCCAGTTTGGAGCAGGTTAAGGAAGCCTGTAAGATTGCGAGAGTCGATGAAGTAGTGCAGCAATTACCCCAAGGTTATTACACCGTTGTGGGGGAACGAGGTGTTAGGTTATCTGGAGGACAAAGACAGCGTTTAGGAATAGCTAGGGCGCTGCTAGTGCAACCAGACGTGCTGATTTTTGACGAAGCCACCTCTAGTTTAGATTATGAGTCTGAGCGTTCAATTCAGCTAGCGATGCGATCGATTCAGGGTACTTGCACCACTATTGTGATTGCCCACCGTTTAAGTACAGTGCGGGAAGCCGATAAAATTGTGGTTCTGGAGCAAGGAAAGATTGTAGAAGTGGGTAGTCATGATGAACTCTTGCGTCACGAGGGCATTTACCGCCGTTTACACTCCCTGCAAGAAACAGGAGAACTCCTGAGTTAG
- a CDS encoding heme oxygenase (biliverdin-producing) → MSSNLATKLRVGTKKAHTMAENVGFVKCFLKGVVEKNSYRKLVANFYFVYSAMEEEMEKHRQHPILSKINFPQLNRKYTLEQDLSYYFGANWREQIKLSPAGEAYVKRIREISATEPELLIAHSYTRYLGDLSGGQILKNIAVTAMNLSDSQGTAFYEFPEISDEKAFKAKYRQILDELPLDDATTDRIVDEANAAFGTNMKMFQELEGNLIKAIGVMLYNSLTRRRTRGSTELVTAE, encoded by the coding sequence ATGAGCAGCAATTTAGCAACCAAATTACGTGTAGGCACTAAGAAAGCCCACACAATGGCAGAAAATGTAGGTTTTGTCAAGTGCTTTTTAAAAGGAGTAGTCGAAAAAAACTCTTATCGGAAACTAGTTGCTAACTTCTACTTCGTCTACTCAGCGATGGAAGAAGAAATGGAAAAGCACCGCCAGCACCCAATTCTTTCTAAAATTAACTTTCCCCAGCTAAACCGCAAGTATACCTTAGAGCAAGACCTGAGTTATTACTTTGGTGCAAACTGGAGAGAGCAAATCAAACTATCTCCCGCAGGTGAAGCTTATGTAAAGCGCATCCGAGAAATATCTGCCACAGAACCGGAATTGTTAATTGCTCATTCATATACTCGTTACTTGGGTGACTTATCTGGAGGACAAATTCTTAAAAACATTGCTGTAACGGCGATGAATTTGTCTGATAGCCAAGGAACAGCTTTTTATGAGTTTCCAGAAATTTCTGATGAGAAGGCATTCAAAGCCAAGTATCGTCAAATTTTGGATGAACTACCCCTTGACGATGCTACAACCGATCGCATCGTTGATGAAGCTAACGCTGCTTTTGGCACGAACATGAAGATGTTCCAGGAATTGGAAGGTAATTTGATTAAGGCGATCGGTGTAATGTTGTACAATAGCCTCACACGGCGACGGACACGCGGCAGTACTGAACTCGTCACTGCTGAGTAA
- the rpsP gene encoding 30S ribosomal protein S16, whose protein sequence is MIKLRLKRFGKKREASYRIVAINNLARRDGRPLEELGFYNPRTDEVRLDVPGIVKRLQQGAQPTDTVRRILVKANVFEQVSATTAAS, encoded by the coding sequence ATGATCAAACTGCGCTTGAAGCGATTCGGTAAAAAACGGGAAGCAAGTTACCGCATTGTCGCCATTAACAACCTCGCTCGCCGTGATGGCCGTCCCTTAGAAGAATTGGGATTTTATAACCCCAGAACCGATGAAGTGCGATTAGACGTTCCCGGTATCGTCAAGCGACTACAACAAGGCGCTCAACCCACTGACACCGTACGTCGCATTCTAGTAAAAGCTAATGTTTTTGAACAGGTCAGTGCAACAACAGCCGCATCATAA
- a CDS encoding NCS2 family permease, giving the protein MEIATTRVPRWFVRRDIDGLFGLALDNFIQILLIVNLCQVVLGFPSSLVYGRILPGVAISLIIGNFYYARLAKEQGKREQRDDITALPYGINTVSLFAYIFLVMLPVRLAAISGGASSEQAAELAWQAGLVACFGSGLIEFVGAWGGEALRRLAPRAALLSTLGGIAITFIAIGFLFRTFANPVVALVPLGVILLTYFGRVQFGIPGGLLAVLLGIALGWGTGLVSWDHAKFSATLQPIGFYFPSLWLLKLWSSRSVLMEYFSIILPMGLFNLVGSLQNLESASAAGDNYPTAPCLRVNGIGTLVAAICGSCFPTTIYIGHPGWKALGARVGYSILNGIIMGLLCLSGTVAMLAYFVPIEAGMAIVLWIGIVIVAQSFTATPSHHAPAVVVGLLPGIAGWGAIIAKNALRAAGLGTPEKPFTPSLIEQFKLSDTYIDGAFALEQGFIFSAMILAGITVYIIERQFRQAAYWSAIAAVISWVGLMHSYRWTVADTVVNLGWGTGAPWAIGYIMLAILFFYVDWQERRKA; this is encoded by the coding sequence ATGGAAATCGCTACAACCAGAGTACCCCGTTGGTTCGTTCGCAGAGACATTGATGGTTTATTTGGACTGGCGCTTGATAACTTTATTCAAATTTTATTGATTGTCAATCTCTGTCAAGTAGTGCTTGGCTTTCCTAGCTCGTTAGTTTATGGGCGCATTTTGCCAGGAGTTGCAATAAGTTTAATTATTGGCAACTTCTATTATGCAAGGCTAGCCAAAGAGCAAGGAAAACGCGAGCAGAGGGACGATATTACTGCTTTGCCTTATGGAATTAACACCGTCAGCCTTTTTGCCTATATTTTTCTGGTGATGCTACCTGTAAGATTGGCAGCAATTTCTGGTGGTGCATCTAGCGAACAAGCTGCTGAATTAGCTTGGCAAGCAGGACTGGTGGCTTGCTTTGGTTCCGGTTTGATCGAATTTGTCGGGGCTTGGGGAGGAGAGGCACTTCGTCGCCTCGCCCCCCGTGCCGCATTGCTTTCCACTTTGGGCGGTATTGCAATCACTTTTATTGCCATTGGTTTTCTATTTCGTACCTTTGCCAATCCCGTAGTCGCCTTAGTGCCTCTTGGTGTAATTCTGCTAACTTATTTTGGGCGAGTGCAATTTGGTATCCCTGGCGGCTTGTTGGCTGTTCTTTTGGGAATTGCCCTTGGCTGGGGAACAGGTTTAGTCAGTTGGGATCATGCCAAGTTTAGCGCTACTCTGCAACCAATTGGGTTTTATTTCCCCTCTTTGTGGCTCTTAAAATTGTGGAGCAGTCGTTCAGTCTTGATGGAATATTTCAGCATCATTCTACCAATGGGGTTATTTAACCTTGTCGGTAGTCTCCAGAATTTAGAAAGTGCATCAGCTGCGGGTGATAATTATCCTACGGCTCCCTGTCTGAGGGTAAACGGTATTGGTACATTGGTTGCTGCTATTTGTGGTTCCTGTTTTCCGACTACTATTTATATTGGTCATCCAGGCTGGAAAGCTTTGGGAGCAAGAGTTGGTTACTCTATACTCAATGGCATCATCATGGGCTTGCTTTGCCTAAGTGGAACTGTGGCAATGCTGGCTTATTTTGTCCCGATTGAAGCGGGGATGGCAATTGTGTTATGGATTGGGATTGTAATTGTAGCTCAAAGCTTTACAGCCACACCGTCGCACCATGCGCCGGCTGTAGTTGTTGGTCTATTACCAGGAATTGCTGGTTGGGGTGCAATAATAGCTAAAAATGCACTCCGAGCAGCAGGTTTGGGCACACCAGAAAAACCTTTTACACCAAGCTTGATTGAGCAGTTTAAGTTGAGCGATACCTATATTGATGGGGCTTTTGCTCTTGAGCAGGGATTTATTTTTTCCGCGATGATTTTAGCTGGTATCACAGTTTACATTATTGAGCGCCAGTTTCGCCAAGCTGCCTATTGGTCTGCGATCGCAGCTGTAATTTCTTGGGTTGGGTTGATGCACAGTTATCGTTGGACTGTTGCAGATACAGTTGTTAATCTAGGCTGGGGAACTGGTGCGCCTTGGGCTATTGGCTATATAATGCTGGCAATTCTCTTTTTCTATGTCGATTGGCAAGAAAGACGTAAGGCTTGA
- a CDS encoding ChuX/HutX family heme-like substrate-binding protein: MSTTLKEFLAACEALGTLRLIVTSSAAVLEARGKIEKLFYAELPKGKYANMHTEGFEFHLNMDRIIQVKFETGEAKRGNFTTYAIRFLDDKHESALSLFLQWGKPGEYEPGQVEAWETLKEKYGEVWQPLPAEI; this comes from the coding sequence ATGAGTACTACTTTGAAAGAATTTTTAGCAGCTTGCGAAGCTCTTGGAACGTTGCGTTTAATTGTTACTAGTAGCGCGGCTGTATTAGAAGCACGTGGCAAGATTGAAAAGCTATTTTATGCAGAATTACCAAAGGGTAAGTATGCAAATATGCACACTGAAGGTTTTGAATTTCACCTGAATATGGACAGAATTATTCAAGTTAAATTTGAAACAGGTGAAGCGAAGAGAGGCAATTTTACAACCTATGCTATTCGGTTTTTAGATGATAAACATGAGTCTGCTTTAAGCTTATTTTTGCAATGGGGTAAACCGGGAGAATATGAACCGGGTCAGGTGGAAGCTTGGGAGACTTTAAAAGAAAAGTATGGGGAAGTTTGGCAGCCTTTACCAGCAGAAATTTAA
- a CDS encoding type II toxin-antitoxin system VapC family toxin: MSNLCDTNIISELTRPIPNPGVITWSGTVTSINLSVITIEEIYYGLTAKPNSKIQNWFENFLTTHCQIFPITSEIAKCSGELRGFLRTQGKPRSQADILIAATAKIHSMTLVTRNIKDFEGCDIYTLNPFQLSQL, translated from the coding sequence ATGAGTAATCTTTGTGACACTAATATTATCAGTGAATTGACTCGTCCGATTCCAAATCCAGGGGTGATAACATGGAGCGGCACTGTGACATCTATTAACTTAAGTGTTATTACAATTGAGGAAATTTATTATGGTTTAACAGCGAAGCCTAATTCTAAAATCCAAAACTGGTTTGAAAACTTTCTTACAACTCACTGTCAAATTTTCCCCATCACCTCAGAAATTGCCAAGTGTTCGGGTGAATTGAGAGGCTTTTTGAGGACTCAAGGTAAACCCCGTTCGCAAGCTGATATACTGATTGCAGCAACAGCTAAAATACATTCCATGACTCTTGTTACTAGAAATATTAAGGATTTTGAGGGTTGTGATATATATACATTGAATCCATTTCAGCTATCACAATTGTGA